The Micromonospora sp. Llam0 genome contains a region encoding:
- a CDS encoding helix-turn-helix transcriptional regulator: MRSSGPGRQGPDCRIVVAAAGYGKTTALRRWFPPSGVRWWRGPEVTSQRLVDEIRAFVEDRPLVVDDLPRLSAEAVQALAAAVDDLPYAATVVLSSRWPPAATAPGWVGRCGWQELGPADLALTPEEVGDLLAAEHGLSDPALADQVYGATGGWPALVALTAETLRLDGVPSGDLVPTVSQPGGPLQTYLVGVVLAGLPSAAVRLLRCAADLTPFSAELGRALGHRQATETVRLLRRSSRRLGRVSRPGSGNRPGGTPISPQPPPGTTNTDRRWLRPAPTCRPAPTRRPSES, from the coding sequence GTGCGTTCGTCAGGGCCGGGGCGGCAAGGTCCGGATTGCCGGATCGTGGTCGCCGCCGCCGGTTACGGCAAGACCACCGCGCTGCGCCGCTGGTTTCCGCCGTCGGGCGTGCGCTGGTGGCGCGGGCCGGAGGTGACATCGCAACGGCTGGTCGATGAGATCCGGGCGTTCGTCGAGGACCGCCCGCTGGTCGTCGACGATTTGCCCCGGCTGTCCGCCGAGGCGGTGCAGGCCCTGGCAGCGGCTGTCGACGACCTGCCGTACGCCGCGACGGTGGTGCTGTCCAGTCGCTGGCCGCCGGCTGCCACGGCGCCCGGCTGGGTAGGTCGGTGCGGGTGGCAGGAGCTCGGTCCGGCCGATCTGGCGCTCACCCCGGAGGAGGTCGGCGACCTCCTCGCCGCTGAACACGGACTGTCCGATCCGGCCCTGGCCGACCAGGTGTACGGGGCGACCGGCGGTTGGCCGGCGCTCGTCGCGCTGACCGCCGAGACGCTACGGCTGGACGGGGTGCCGTCGGGCGACCTGGTGCCGACCGTCAGCCAGCCCGGCGGTCCACTACAGACGTACCTGGTGGGTGTGGTGCTGGCCGGACTGCCGTCGGCGGCGGTCCGGCTGCTGCGCTGCGCCGCCGACCTGACACCGTTCAGCGCCGAGCTGGGTCGGGCGCTCGGGCACCGGCAGGCGACGGAGACCGTACGGTTGCTGCGCCGCAGCAGCCGCCGACTCGGCAGGGTCAGTCGGCCCGGCAGCGGCAACCGGCCCGGCGGCACACCGATCTCGCCGCAGCCGCCGCCTGGTACGACCAACACGGACCGCCGGTGGCTGCGGCCCGCGCCTACCTGCAGGCCGGCACCGACGCGGCGGCCGTCCGAGTCCTGA
- a CDS encoding calcium-binding protein, translated as MRRHVGIGTLVAVATAVAVVGPVGPAAATHTCDGEPVTISGSGTINGTSGRDVIRGSSGSDIIDGRGGNDVICAGGGVDAVYGGQGADRIFGEGGADFLWGEGLGVVVTGGADEIWGGTGDDTIYGQVGGDTLRGNEDNDDIYGGDGPDTIFGGINMAETSGAQLDACYGNSGNDTIRSGLTGHPNECEVVVD; from the coding sequence GTGCGAAGGCACGTAGGTATCGGAACCCTGGTGGCGGTCGCCACGGCAGTCGCGGTAGTCGGTCCAGTCGGACCGGCCGCCGCCACCCACACCTGTGACGGCGAGCCGGTTACCATCAGCGGCTCCGGCACGATCAACGGGACGAGCGGACGGGATGTGATCCGAGGCTCGTCCGGCAGCGACATCATCGACGGCCGGGGCGGCAACGACGTCATCTGTGCCGGCGGTGGGGTGGACGCCGTCTACGGTGGTCAGGGCGCCGACCGCATCTTCGGAGAGGGCGGAGCCGACTTCCTGTGGGGTGAGGGCCTCGGTGTCGTGGTGACCGGCGGCGCCGACGAGATCTGGGGTGGCACCGGCGACGACACCATCTACGGCCAGGTCGGGGGCGACACCCTGCGTGGCAACGAGGACAACGACGACATCTACGGCGGGGATGGGCCCGACACCATCTTCGGCGGGATCAACATGGCCGAGACCAGCGGCGCACAACTCGACGCCTGCTACGGCAACAGCGGCAACGACACCATCCGGTCCGGGTTGACCGGCCACCCGAACGAATGCGAGGTCGTCGTCGACTGA
- a CDS encoding ImmA/IrrE family metallo-endopeptidase: MNYLGEALMTARRARGLTQEELAIMAGVTQAALSRYEHDQREPDEDVLAALAGALGVTADFLRGTGRVNGAMAIDAHMRRQATVKPTIWRRLEAKLNMYRMHTRHLFEEVSLHADQRIPTFDPIDVDPAAAARLVRMQWRLPTGPVRHLVRWLEAAGCLVLEEDFGTPRIDGLSQWIGDHPIMLINLRAPTDRKRLTLSHELGHLVLHSSHVSPEIEREANAFAAEFLMPGDVIRPQLRQLSLGRLVDLKREWGVSMQAIIERASSLGTIQPTARTNLYKQLSAKGWRTQEPASDEIAPEHPHLPSSIGTMLSEKGFTAQQIAAIAGFDEGEEHPFRPPSRILRAV, from the coding sequence ATGAACTACCTCGGCGAGGCTCTTATGACAGCTCGCCGGGCACGCGGACTCACGCAGGAAGAGTTGGCAATTATGGCGGGGGTCACTCAGGCCGCCCTTTCACGCTACGAGCACGACCAACGGGAACCAGACGAAGATGTCTTGGCAGCACTTGCGGGGGCGCTCGGTGTGACAGCTGACTTTCTTCGCGGGACCGGACGCGTGAACGGCGCGATGGCGATCGACGCCCACATGCGACGCCAGGCAACCGTCAAGCCCACGATTTGGCGAAGACTTGAAGCAAAACTAAACATGTACAGGATGCACACTCGCCACCTTTTCGAAGAAGTGTCGCTACATGCCGATCAACGCATTCCGACCTTCGATCCAATCGACGTTGATCCTGCCGCAGCAGCACGCCTTGTTAGAATGCAGTGGCGACTACCAACCGGACCCGTTCGCCACCTTGTTCGTTGGCTTGAGGCTGCTGGATGCCTGGTCTTGGAAGAGGACTTCGGCACGCCGCGCATCGATGGATTATCGCAATGGATTGGCGATCATCCCATTATGCTAATAAATCTCCGCGCACCTACAGATCGCAAGCGCCTCACACTCTCACACGAACTGGGCCACCTCGTCCTACACTCATCCCACGTCTCGCCAGAGATCGAGCGCGAAGCGAATGCTTTTGCCGCCGAATTTCTAATGCCCGGAGATGTAATTCGCCCACAACTACGACAATTGTCACTCGGTCGACTCGTAGATCTAAAGCGCGAGTGGGGCGTTTCAATGCAGGCAATTATTGAGCGCGCATCGAGCCTTGGAACAATTCAGCCGACAGCGCGCACAAACCTCTATAAGCAGTTGAGCGCGAAGGGCTGGCGCACACAAGAGCCGGCGAGTGACGAGATCGCACCCGAACATCCTCACTTACCCAGCAGCATCGGGACGATGCTCTCAGAAAAGGGTTTCACCGCGCAGCAAATTGCCGCTATTGCTGGGTTTGATGAAGGCGAAGAGCATCCTTTCCGACCACCCAGCCGCATTCTGCGTGCCGTTTAG
- a CDS encoding GntR family transcriptional regulator, whose amino-acid sequence MPTPHYGTPRYRRVADQLRDRITSGAIPPGALLPAETALAKEFNVARGTIRAAINALRQDGLVTTEHGRGTHTRPTPAPHSADSAHQNDADRATAASDSGAQRRYIVHIPIHAHDLTAAIQTARTIAATLVDARTELRGIDYRSATVTADEDQAQHHRVT is encoded by the coding sequence GTGCCAACCCCGCACTACGGAACACCCCGCTACCGCCGCGTAGCCGACCAACTCCGCGACCGCATCACCAGCGGCGCCATACCACCCGGCGCACTCCTACCCGCAGAAACCGCACTCGCCAAAGAGTTCAACGTCGCACGCGGCACCATCCGCGCCGCCATCAACGCCCTACGACAAGACGGACTCGTCACCACCGAACACGGCCGAGGCACCCACACCCGACCAACACCCGCCCCGCACAGCGCCGACAGCGCCCACCAGAACGACGCAGACCGAGCGACCGCCGCCAGCGACTCCGGCGCGCAACGCCGCTACATCGTCCACATCCCCATCCACGCCCACGACCTCACCGCAGCCATCCAAACAGCCCGAACCATCGCGGCGACCCTCGTTGACGCCCGCACTGAGCTACGCGGAATCGACTACCGCAGCGCCACCGTCACCGCCGACGAGGACCAGGCCCAGCACCACCGCGTGACCTGA
- a CDS encoding GntR family transcriptional regulator, with the protein MTAKDWRPRYLQLAEQLRGQILSGDMPPGTLMPSETELADSSGLSRTSVRNAIRQLREWGLVRAEQGRGTYVRAPRQRVRRRNTERYQWEKDRVLLPEAERRATGGTEHDTGLTVDDLKFHAEYTRVPADAEMAAAFGVEPGTELLRRVYWTTTRSESAPLSVSYSFLPVALIAGNPDLLDAGNEPWPGGTQHQLYTVGIELDRIVDEIRARPPSPDEAELLDIDPGVSVLTVRKTSVDIGERVVEVADVVMPGDRTELVYSNTLTRWPA; encoded by the coding sequence GTGACGGCCAAGGACTGGCGACCCCGGTATCTGCAACTCGCTGAGCAGTTGCGGGGTCAGATCCTGTCCGGGGACATGCCGCCGGGCACGTTGATGCCGTCGGAAACCGAGTTGGCCGACTCGTCGGGCCTGTCGCGCACGAGTGTCCGTAACGCGATCCGGCAGCTGCGGGAATGGGGCCTGGTCCGCGCCGAACAGGGCAGGGGCACCTACGTACGGGCTCCCCGTCAACGGGTCCGGCGGCGAAACACGGAGCGCTACCAGTGGGAGAAGGACCGCGTCCTCCTCCCCGAGGCGGAACGGCGGGCGACGGGCGGCACGGAGCATGACACCGGTCTGACGGTCGATGATCTGAAGTTCCACGCCGAGTACACCCGCGTCCCGGCCGATGCCGAGATGGCTGCCGCGTTCGGCGTCGAGCCGGGTACGGAGTTGCTGCGGCGGGTGTACTGGACGACGACCCGGTCTGAGTCGGCTCCGTTGTCGGTGTCGTACTCGTTCCTGCCGGTGGCGTTGATCGCCGGGAACCCGGACCTGCTCGACGCGGGCAACGAGCCGTGGCCGGGCGGTACGCAGCATCAGCTGTACACGGTCGGCATCGAGCTGGACCGGATCGTGGACGAGATCCGGGCGCGGCCGCCGTCACCGGATGAGGCCGAACTCCTCGACATCGATCCGGGCGTGTCCGTGCTGACCGTGCGGAAGACGTCAGTGGACATCGGTGAGCGGGTGGTGGAGGTCGCCGACGTCGTCATGCCCGGCGACCGCACCGAGCTCGTGTACTCGAACACGCTCACCCGGTGGCCTGCTTGA
- a CDS encoding glycosyltransferase family A protein codes for MACLTQVVSVITPVHLPSIGYLADAYASLAAQDMPDGWGWRWLVQEDGRTGAVADALPDDPRISVGVGRPGGPGVARTLAMERVDGPLVKVLDADDQLTPGVLARDIATLTAHPSVGWSTSRVLDLLPDGSTVGFDSDPPAGPIACGDVHAFWLANDYRAPVHPATLCLRTDVLFALGGWMALPASEDTGLLLAASTITGGFFNAETGLLYRKWPGQVTSQAAHREPAEHATRMRIIERRVRALTALNTTITLS; via the coding sequence GTGGCCTGCTTGACCCAGGTCGTTTCGGTCATCACCCCGGTGCACCTGCCGAGCATCGGCTATCTCGCCGACGCCTACGCCTCCCTGGCCGCCCAGGACATGCCGGACGGCTGGGGGTGGCGGTGGCTGGTCCAGGAGGACGGACGCACCGGGGCCGTGGCCGACGCCCTACCCGACGACCCGCGTATCTCCGTGGGTGTCGGCCGTCCCGGCGGCCCTGGTGTGGCCCGGACCCTCGCGATGGAACGGGTCGACGGGCCGTTGGTGAAGGTCCTCGACGCCGACGACCAACTCACCCCCGGTGTCCTCGCCCGGGATATTGCTACCCTGACCGCGCATCCGTCGGTGGGCTGGTCGACGTCGCGGGTGCTGGATCTGCTGCCGGACGGGTCCACGGTCGGCTTCGACTCCGACCCGCCCGCCGGCCCGATCGCCTGTGGTGACGTGCACGCGTTCTGGCTCGCCAACGACTACCGGGCACCGGTGCATCCGGCGACGCTGTGTCTGCGTACGGATGTGCTGTTCGCCCTGGGCGGCTGGATGGCCCTGCCGGCGTCCGAGGACACCGGCCTACTCCTGGCCGCGAGCACCATCACCGGCGGCTTCTTCAACGCGGAAACCGGGCTGCTGTACCGCAAGTGGCCCGGACAGGTCACCAGCCAGGCCGCGCACCGCGAACCAGCCGAACACGCGACCCGGATGCGGATCATCGAAAGACGGGTACGGGCGCTGACCGCGCTCAACACCACGATCACCCTGTCCTAA
- a CDS encoding transcriptional regulator: MALRGGTRFSVRCSDVFPAGCALVPESLGEVEDYDEKTGRRSPAKDKLTGQRVWQVRVMDLDPELGKRSRETTVKISADHQPVPPTGVPFEAVEFDDMTVTPYVANNGRMAYSLRASGMRAPAGAASNGKARTGTGSGS, translated from the coding sequence ATGGCTCTGCGAGGCGGAACGAGGTTCTCGGTCCGGTGTTCGGACGTGTTCCCGGCGGGGTGCGCGTTGGTGCCCGAGTCGTTGGGTGAGGTCGAGGACTACGACGAGAAGACGGGTCGGCGGTCGCCGGCGAAGGACAAGTTGACGGGTCAGCGGGTGTGGCAGGTCCGCGTCATGGACCTGGATCCGGAGTTGGGCAAGCGGTCGCGGGAGACCACGGTGAAGATCTCGGCCGACCACCAGCCGGTTCCGCCGACCGGTGTGCCGTTCGAGGCCGTGGAGTTCGACGACATGACGGTCACGCCGTACGTGGCCAACAACGGGCGGATGGCGTACTCGCTGCGAGCGTCGGGGATGCGCGCCCCGGCCGGCGCGGCCTCCAACGGTAAAGCGCGTACCGGTACGGGTTCCGGCTCGTAG
- a CDS encoding FtsK/SpoIIIE domain-containing protein — protein sequence MIGRPRGEVVTTVSGDLLVVRPRRLRLPWWAVLLGLLARWTGRGLWWCLKHPRILTVSVITVAVYLDYGIAGLVTPVVLAGLGSAVWRWRHETSWWAWCAGPVLGRWRHTVVYRRVWREAMTMCDLSRVYQHQTVLPQLLAVHCDQTLDVLSVRMLRGQTPADFQHATEQLAYAFGRRHARVYTERPDELPVRGGGWVGWLLRQVDAYRFRDRPDVVYIVLVRTDALRRTVPPFPVPTVPDFTALSLAVREDMRTWHLHLLATHVLIGGATRRGKGSVLWSLVRSLAGGVSSGLVRLWVIDPKGGMEFAFGRPMFARFASTSFDAMADLLDEAVVVLRERQARLAGSVRVHTPNVNDPLVVVVIDEMAALTAYLQDVELRKRIAASLGLLLSQGAGVGVLVVAALQDPRKEVLPFRDLFPTRIALGLTEASQVDMVLGDGARNRGALADQMPSWAKGVGYVLLDGTPDPVRVRFSYLTDTDIKTMAAEYAAPVAAADILAQVGRETTPEPEQTAASTRRIPLPRRPSGPLLPDSLLNLLRDNNGRHDQGDTDTNSGGGPR from the coding sequence ATGATCGGGCGTCCCCGTGGTGAGGTCGTCACCACCGTCTCCGGTGACCTGCTCGTGGTCCGGCCCCGCCGGCTGCGGCTGCCCTGGTGGGCGGTCCTCCTCGGGCTGCTGGCCCGCTGGACCGGTCGGGGCCTGTGGTGGTGCCTCAAGCACCCCCGCATCCTCACCGTCTCCGTGATCACGGTCGCCGTGTACCTCGACTACGGCATTGCCGGACTGGTCACCCCGGTTGTGCTGGCCGGGTTGGGTTCGGCGGTGTGGCGGTGGCGGCACGAAACGTCCTGGTGGGCGTGGTGCGCCGGGCCTGTGCTCGGCCGGTGGCGGCACACAGTCGTCTATCGGCGGGTGTGGCGTGAAGCGATGACCATGTGCGACCTGTCGCGGGTCTACCAGCACCAGACCGTGTTACCGCAACTCCTGGCCGTGCACTGTGACCAGACCCTTGACGTGTTGTCGGTGCGGATGCTGCGCGGGCAGACCCCCGCCGACTTCCAACACGCGACCGAACAGCTGGCGTACGCGTTCGGCCGACGGCACGCACGGGTCTACACCGAACGCCCCGACGAACTTCCCGTGCGTGGCGGCGGCTGGGTGGGCTGGCTGCTGCGCCAGGTCGACGCCTACCGGTTCCGCGACCGGCCCGACGTCGTCTACATCGTCCTGGTCCGCACCGACGCCCTACGCCGGACCGTTCCGCCGTTCCCGGTGCCGACCGTGCCGGACTTCACCGCGCTCTCCCTCGCCGTACGGGAAGACATGCGGACCTGGCATCTCCACCTGTTGGCGACGCATGTGCTGATCGGTGGGGCGACCCGACGCGGGAAAGGCTCCGTCCTCTGGTCCCTCGTGCGGTCCCTCGCTGGTGGGGTGTCGTCTGGGCTGGTCCGGCTGTGGGTGATCGACCCCAAGGGCGGGATGGAATTCGCGTTCGGCCGGCCGATGTTCGCCCGGTTCGCCTCCACCTCCTTCGACGCCATGGCCGACCTCCTCGATGAGGCCGTCGTCGTGCTGCGGGAACGGCAGGCACGCCTTGCCGGCTCGGTCCGGGTCCACACACCAAACGTCAACGATCCGCTGGTTGTCGTGGTGATCGACGAGATGGCGGCGCTGACGGCGTACCTGCAAGACGTCGAGCTGCGTAAGCGGATCGCCGCCTCGTTGGGGCTGCTGCTGTCGCAGGGTGCCGGCGTCGGTGTCCTCGTGGTGGCCGCGTTGCAGGACCCGCGTAAGGAGGTGCTGCCGTTCCGGGACCTGTTCCCCACCCGCATCGCGCTCGGTCTGACCGAGGCATCGCAGGTCGACATGGTGTTGGGCGACGGCGCACGCAACCGGGGCGCGTTGGCGGATCAGATGCCGTCCTGGGCCAAAGGCGTCGGCTACGTCCTGCTGGACGGCACCCCCGACCCGGTCCGGGTCAGGTTCTCCTACCTCACCGACACCGACATCAAAACCATGGCAGCCGAGTACGCCGCCCCGGTAGCCGCTGCGGACATCCTCGCCCAGGTCGGCCGGGAAACCACACCCGAACCGGAACAGACTGCCGCGTCGACCCGGCGGATTCCGTTGCCCCGTAGACCATCCGGGCCGCTGCTGCCTGACTCACTACTCAACCTGCTCCGCGACAACAACGGCCGGCACGACCAGGGCGACACCGACACCAACAGCGGCGGTGGTCCCCGATGA
- a CDS encoding DUF2637 domain-containing protein produces the protein MVILLAIGSMAGAAAFTHVHDLSVAHGQPHWIGWANAVAVELMAIYLGLEIRARRRACRPVGFVAVLLVGFALLSLAAQVAEAEPSVWGWIVAAVPSLAFLALVKVVLSSAPAVPAGPASSTAAANTAGPAERVRVDQADAVDQVPTDDTDPEPDHVEQPAVVEPVRVAGHGSVLPPLGVVQPRRANGMVVGR, from the coding sequence CTGGTGATCCTGCTCGCCATCGGCTCGATGGCCGGCGCGGCCGCGTTCACCCACGTCCATGACCTGTCCGTCGCCCACGGCCAACCCCACTGGATCGGCTGGGCCAACGCCGTCGCCGTCGAACTCATGGCCATCTACCTCGGCCTGGAAATCCGGGCACGGCGTCGGGCGTGTCGACCCGTCGGGTTCGTCGCCGTCCTCCTCGTCGGCTTCGCACTCCTCTCCCTCGCCGCGCAGGTCGCTGAGGCCGAACCGTCCGTGTGGGGCTGGATCGTCGCCGCTGTCCCATCGCTGGCGTTCCTCGCCCTGGTCAAAGTCGTCCTGTCCAGCGCACCCGCTGTCCCAGCTGGTCCGGCGTCGTCGACTGCGGCGGCCAACACGGCTGGTCCGGCTGAGCGGGTGCGCGTCGACCAGGCCGACGCCGTCGACCAGGTCCCCACCGACGACACCGACCCGGAACCGGATCACGTCGAGCAGCCTGCCGTCGTCGAACCCGTCCGCGTCGCCGGACACGGATCGGTGCTGCCGCCGCTCGGGGTCGTCCAGCCGCGACGGGCAAACGGGATGGTGGTCGGCCGGTGA
- a CDS encoding replication initiator, giving the protein MTVPTTIPGLEASATDRPATVEQPRPGSRAARMGLPRSVDVLRDVATEYGVCIRPLAMRRTDLDTGRTEVIDLPCGATREDKCPPCAKRNRRLRQAQIRDGWHRDDEPLPPPKPASDEQKALIVLRAHFEFERDAAVREADWDQVTDLDDAITEVEDAITAEGLRGRVAPPHTPTTDDGDSVDQGDTQDSGKRRKRSTRRRQDAPDLPRRPVEARTVGKTYTAPDGNTYRPSMWLTLTLDSYGPVRPDGTPVNPDRYDYRRAAWDAVHFPRLLDRFWQNLRRCEGWNVQYAGCVEPQRRLAPHAHFAIRGTIPRQTLRTVAAATYHQVWWPSVDVQHYGGEHLPVWDVDQAAWVDPDTREPLTGWAEALDAVDADPDAEPVHVVRFGSQVDARGAMPGTTDAERTIRYITKYITKHAADCHTTTSGRQRQHLERFWRQLQVTPCTDRCANWLLYGVQPKNASAKLRPGRCRGKVHQRATLGIGGRRILISRDWSGKTLTDHKHDARAWVRALLGATTDLAGVDQPTGTDGATSSRHAWELARPDDPDVTPLGHRLLRSISERARWRSQLLAAKDRAAQEARHDLSATGDGGEGMQ; this is encoded by the coding sequence GTGACCGTACCCACGACCATCCCCGGCCTGGAAGCATCCGCCACGGATCGGCCGGCGACTGTCGAGCAGCCTCGGCCCGGCTCCCGTGCCGCGCGGATGGGCCTGCCCCGGTCGGTTGATGTCCTGCGCGACGTCGCCACCGAATACGGGGTCTGCATCCGTCCGCTCGCGATGCGGCGGACCGATCTCGACACCGGCCGTACCGAGGTCATCGACCTGCCCTGCGGGGCGACCCGCGAGGACAAGTGCCCGCCGTGCGCGAAGCGGAACCGCCGACTGCGGCAAGCGCAGATCCGCGACGGCTGGCACCGCGACGACGAACCGTTGCCACCACCCAAACCGGCATCGGATGAGCAGAAGGCGCTGATCGTGCTGCGGGCGCACTTCGAGTTCGAACGCGACGCGGCCGTACGGGAAGCCGACTGGGACCAGGTCACCGACCTCGACGACGCCATCACCGAGGTTGAAGACGCCATCACGGCTGAAGGACTACGCGGCCGCGTCGCACCACCCCACACCCCGACCACTGACGACGGGGACAGCGTCGACCAGGGCGACACGCAGGACAGCGGCAAGCGGCGGAAGCGGTCGACCAGGCGACGGCAGGACGCACCCGACCTACCCCGCCGACCCGTCGAAGCACGCACCGTCGGCAAGACGTACACCGCACCCGACGGCAACACCTACCGGCCGTCGATGTGGCTCACACTCACCCTCGACTCCTACGGACCCGTACGACCCGACGGCACCCCGGTCAACCCCGACCGGTACGACTACCGGCGTGCGGCGTGGGACGCGGTCCACTTCCCCCGACTCCTCGACCGGTTCTGGCAGAACCTGCGCCGGTGTGAAGGCTGGAACGTCCAGTACGCCGGATGCGTCGAGCCGCAACGCCGTCTCGCGCCTCACGCGCACTTCGCGATCCGCGGCACCATCCCCCGGCAGACCCTGCGGACCGTGGCGGCGGCCACCTATCACCAGGTGTGGTGGCCGTCCGTCGACGTCCAGCACTACGGCGGCGAACACCTGCCCGTCTGGGACGTCGACCAGGCAGCCTGGGTCGACCCGGACACCCGCGAGCCGCTGACCGGATGGGCGGAAGCACTCGACGCGGTTGACGCCGATCCGGACGCGGAACCGGTCCACGTGGTCCGCTTCGGCTCCCAGGTCGACGCACGCGGCGCCATGCCAGGCACCACCGACGCTGAGCGGACCATCCGCTACATCACGAAGTACATCACCAAACACGCCGCCGACTGCCACACCACCACCAGCGGCCGGCAACGCCAACACCTCGAACGGTTCTGGCGACAACTGCAGGTCACCCCCTGCACCGACCGCTGCGCGAACTGGCTGCTCTACGGCGTCCAACCGAAGAACGCGTCGGCGAAGCTGCGGCCGGGACGCTGCCGGGGCAAAGTCCACCAACGCGCCACCCTCGGCATCGGCGGCCGGCGCATCCTCATCTCCCGCGACTGGTCCGGCAAAACCCTCACCGACCACAAACACGACGCCCGCGCCTGGGTCCGGGCGCTACTCGGCGCAACCACCGACCTGGCCGGCGTCGACCAGCCCACCGGCACCGACGGCGCGACCTCGTCCCGGCACGCCTGGGAGCTGGCCCGACCCGACGACCCCGACGTCACCCCCCTCGGGCACCGACTCCTGCGCTCCATCTCCGAACGCGCCCGCTGGCGCTCCCAACTGCTCGCAGCGAAGGACCGGGCGGCCCAGGAGGCGAGGCACGACCTTTCGGCAACTGGCGACGGCGGCGAAGGGATGCAATGA
- a CDS encoding AlpA family transcriptional regulator gives MTTPTIEPLWTVQEVSTYLRVPQSTLYQWRYLGTGPRASRVGRHLRYDPADVRAWLADQAA, from the coding sequence ATGACCACCCCCACCATTGAACCTCTCTGGACTGTTCAGGAAGTGTCGACGTACCTGCGGGTTCCTCAGTCGACGCTCTACCAGTGGCGGTACCTGGGGACCGGGCCACGGGCGTCACGGGTAGGCCGTCACCTGCGGTACGACCCGGCCGACGTGCGGGCCTGGCTCGCGGATCAGGCGGCCTGA
- a CDS encoding site-specific integrase, whose protein sequence is MPVDDLWYLNKRGPNGKRLPSKRHGQGKRWRVRFTDASGRARTMFFERKVDADAWDADARAGVARETRVDLADRQITFREYGERWRLSREIGWAVETRRRVESNLRLHLYPVFGDQPARSIRLTSVLEWLTRRLSEDTPGSTLRLYFELLDAVLAAAVADKLIPDNPCDGVKLAQVLRGVSRVPKWVPTEAEVLALIDAVPPRYRAAIWLGAGQGCRHGEALGMEDGTRCVDAGRGELHIVQQLRYSPKVYGGFYLSEPKARSSGTIDLDPVVAEMLADHVREFPPVGVELVDICGGDPVRRTVPLLFTTTRGRPFTDRTWSREWARWREAAGWPKEHGTFHALRHFFATTLITNHAEPQEVQRLLRHKTLRITLETYVHWWPKRERTRGLVGAALRAAAGGSHQP, encoded by the coding sequence ATGCCCGTTGATGATCTCTGGTATCTGAACAAGCGCGGGCCGAACGGCAAGCGGCTGCCCTCGAAGCGGCATGGACAGGGCAAGCGGTGGCGGGTCCGGTTCACCGACGCGTCCGGTCGGGCGCGCACCATGTTCTTTGAGCGCAAGGTCGACGCTGACGCGTGGGATGCCGATGCCCGTGCCGGTGTCGCCCGTGAGACCAGGGTCGACCTCGCCGACCGACAGATCACGTTCCGGGAGTACGGCGAGCGCTGGCGGCTGTCCCGTGAGATCGGTTGGGCGGTGGAGACTCGGCGGCGGGTGGAATCGAACCTGCGGCTGCACCTGTACCCGGTGTTCGGCGACCAACCGGCGCGGTCGATCCGGCTCACATCCGTACTCGAATGGTTGACCCGCCGGCTGTCCGAGGACACCCCGGGATCGACGCTGCGGCTGTACTTCGAGCTGCTGGATGCGGTCCTGGCGGCGGCCGTCGCGGACAAGCTCATCCCGGACAACCCGTGCGACGGGGTGAAGCTGGCCCAGGTGCTGCGGGGCGTCTCGCGGGTGCCCAAGTGGGTGCCGACTGAGGCGGAGGTGTTGGCGCTGATCGACGCCGTTCCGCCGCGCTACCGGGCGGCCATCTGGCTCGGTGCGGGTCAGGGCTGCCGGCACGGTGAGGCGCTGGGGATGGAGGACGGGACGCGGTGCGTCGACGCCGGGCGCGGCGAGCTGCACATCGTTCAGCAACTGCGCTACTCACCCAAGGTGTACGGCGGGTTCTACCTCAGTGAGCCGAAAGCTCGTTCGTCCGGCACGATCGATCTGGATCCGGTGGTGGCGGAGATGCTGGCCGATCACGTCCGCGAGTTTCCGCCGGTCGGCGTCGAGCTGGTCGACATCTGCGGGGGTGATCCGGTGCGCCGGACGGTGCCGCTGTTGTTCACCACTACGCGCGGTCGGCCGTTCACTGACCGGACCTGGTCGCGGGAGTGGGCGCGATGGCGGGAGGCGGCGGGGTGGCCGAAGGAGCACGGCACGTTCCACGCGCTGCGGCACTTCTTCGCCACGACGTTGATCACGAACCACGCCGAGCCGCAGGAGGTACAGCGGCTGCTGCGGCACAAGACGCTGCGGATCACGTTGGAGACGTACGTGCACTGGTGGCCGAAGCGGGAGCGCACGCGTGGCCTGGTCGGGGCGGCGTTGCGGGCGGCGGCGGGCGGGAGCCACCAACCATGA
- a CDS encoding DLW-39 family protein: MVKKILIIAGVIGVAALIAKKVKETSDERALWHEATTAPDLR, translated from the coding sequence ATGGTCAAGAAGATCCTCATCATCGCCGGCGTCATTGGCGTTGCCGCGCTGATCGCCAAGAAGGTCAAGGAGACCAGCGACGAGCGTGCCCTCTGGCACGAGGCGACCACCGCTCCTGATCTTCGCTGA